A stretch of the Cryptosporangium minutisporangium genome encodes the following:
- a CDS encoding ABC transporter permease, whose translation MLGFVLRRAGAGLLLVFVISFVTYLLLSIPDNDVARALLGSNAPESLVRAKNAELGVDRPVLVQYLDWLSHAVRGDLGRSWFTSENVSTAIAARLPVTLSLMVGVTLLTALVAFALGTWAGVRRGAADRFVQVLGVLGYALPGFLVTLVIVLVFAVRLGWFPAIGYIPLTDSVSGWLSTITLPILSLSISAVAGTSQQVRSAVIEVSRQDYVRTLRSRGLPTRTILCKHVLRNASAPALTVLGMQFVGLLGGTVLVEQIFGLPGLGSMAVQYTTRGDIPVIMGLLTVTVIGVVLINLAVDLAIGLLNPKARRA comes from the coding sequence GTGCTCGGATTCGTGCTCCGGCGAGCGGGCGCAGGACTGCTGCTCGTGTTCGTCATCTCCTTCGTGACGTACCTGCTGTTGTCGATACCGGACAACGACGTGGCGCGTGCCCTGCTCGGGTCGAACGCGCCGGAGTCCCTGGTCCGGGCGAAGAACGCCGAGCTGGGCGTCGACCGGCCGGTGCTCGTGCAGTACCTGGACTGGCTCAGTCATGCGGTCCGCGGTGACCTGGGGCGGTCGTGGTTCACCAGCGAGAACGTGTCCACCGCGATCGCGGCCCGGCTCCCGGTCACGCTGAGCCTCATGGTCGGTGTCACGCTGCTGACCGCACTGGTCGCCTTCGCGCTGGGGACCTGGGCCGGAGTACGCCGGGGCGCGGCCGACCGGTTCGTCCAGGTGCTCGGCGTGCTCGGCTACGCGCTGCCGGGCTTCCTCGTCACGCTCGTGATCGTCCTGGTCTTCGCGGTACGGCTGGGCTGGTTCCCGGCGATCGGCTACATCCCGCTGACCGACTCGGTGAGCGGCTGGTTGTCCACGATCACCCTGCCCATCCTGTCGCTCTCGATCAGTGCGGTGGCAGGCACCAGCCAGCAGGTGCGCTCGGCCGTGATCGAGGTGTCACGCCAGGACTACGTCCGGACGTTGCGCTCCCGCGGGCTGCCCACGCGAACCATCCTGTGCAAGCACGTGCTGCGCAACGCCTCCGCGCCGGCGCTGACCGTGCTCGGCATGCAGTTCGTCGGCCTGCTCGGCGGCACGGTCCTGGTCGAGCAGATCTTCGGCCTCCCCGGCCTGGGGAGCATGGCCGTGCAGTACACGACCCGAGGCGACATTCCGGTGATCATGGGGCTGTTGACCGTCACGGTGATCGGCGTCGTCCTGATCAACCTCGCCGTGGACCTCGCCATCGGCCTGCTCAACCCGAAAGCGAGGCGCGCATGA
- a CDS encoding family 20 glycosylhydrolase — protein MIRAVVPNPQQLAWSGRVRPLEAGVLRVCGPDSLIADVAALAARCGGPTLRAAAADAADVVVEIDAEWRPDPVCEEPIGLDPGCGPEAYAVHGRLVQAATEAGAYRALTVILQAIDADGLPLFEAVDAPALRWRGLTLDVSRHFLSIAELEAIVDLLAYYRLNVLHLHLTDNQAWRLRMPGRPALTPPEGSYSADDLAALAAYAGRRHVTLLPEIDMPGHVLAALTAYPDLVGDRPAPLPGLGHLRPRVPAAVRFAEEAVDLLCSLLPGPYVHVGGDEAIGMDPQEYAEFVQLVHARVRGHGKRPVAWQEASRARVFREGDVLQQWISPRDAPRPEDLDRLPPEYAAFRDTFAAAFRPAPQDLPRALADGAWLLLSPSHPCYLDRRYAEPSLDPAQDALMTRLGHPGYPAEHTRDLYRTTWDDLPRVAGAQAALWAETITGIGDLAALLLPRLPLLAEMMWSRRRRPWPEVAAGIAGHAPVWESLGLAGYYRSADVFVRHS, from the coding sequence ATGATCCGAGCAGTTGTTCCGAACCCGCAGCAGCTCGCCTGGTCCGGACGGGTCCGCCCGTTGGAGGCGGGTGTGCTGCGGGTCTGCGGTCCGGACTCGCTGATCGCCGACGTCGCGGCCCTGGCCGCCCGCTGCGGCGGTCCGACGCTCCGGGCCGCCGCGGCGGACGCCGCCGACGTGGTCGTCGAGATCGACGCCGAGTGGCGACCCGATCCGGTGTGCGAGGAGCCGATCGGCCTTGACCCGGGCTGCGGCCCGGAGGCGTACGCCGTGCACGGGCGGCTGGTGCAAGCCGCCACCGAGGCCGGGGCGTACCGGGCGCTGACGGTGATCCTGCAGGCGATCGATGCGGACGGGCTCCCGCTGTTCGAGGCCGTGGACGCACCGGCCCTGCGCTGGCGAGGTCTCACCCTCGACGTTTCTCGCCACTTCCTTTCGATCGCCGAACTCGAGGCGATCGTGGACCTGCTGGCCTACTACCGGCTGAACGTGCTGCACCTGCACCTGACCGACAACCAGGCGTGGCGGCTCCGGATGCCGGGCCGGCCCGCGCTGACTCCGCCCGAGGGCAGCTACAGCGCCGACGACCTGGCCGCACTCGCCGCGTACGCGGGTCGTCGGCACGTGACCCTGCTGCCCGAGATCGACATGCCCGGGCACGTGCTCGCCGCCCTGACCGCGTACCCGGACCTGGTCGGCGATCGGCCCGCCCCGCTGCCGGGGCTGGGCCATCTGCGGCCGCGCGTCCCCGCCGCGGTCCGGTTCGCCGAGGAGGCCGTCGACCTGCTCTGCTCGCTGCTGCCCGGGCCGTACGTGCACGTCGGCGGGGACGAAGCGATCGGCATGGACCCGCAGGAGTACGCGGAGTTCGTCCAGCTGGTCCACGCCCGGGTCCGCGGCCACGGAAAGCGCCCGGTGGCCTGGCAGGAGGCGTCCCGGGCACGGGTCTTCCGCGAGGGTGACGTGCTGCAACAGTGGATCTCACCGCGCGATGCGCCCCGGCCGGAGGACCTCGACCGGCTGCCGCCCGAGTACGCCGCATTCCGCGACACCTTCGCGGCCGCCTTCCGCCCGGCGCCGCAGGACCTGCCGCGTGCGCTGGCAGACGGCGCCTGGCTCCTGCTGTCGCCGAGCCATCCGTGCTACCTCGACCGTCGATACGCCGAGCCGTCCCTCGATCCGGCGCAGGACGCGCTGATGACCCGCCTCGGCCATCCGGGGTATCCCGCGGAGCACACCCGAGATCTTTACCGAACCACCTGGGACGACCTGCCCCGGGTGGCCGGCGCGCAGGCGGCTCTGTGGGCGGAGACGATCACCGGCATCGGTGATCTGGCCGCGCTGTTGCTGCCGCGCCTGCCGCTGCTGGCGGAGATGATGTGGAGCCGACGCCGCCGCCCCTGGCCGGAGGTGGCCGCTGGGATCGCTGGGCACGCGCCGGTCTGGGAAAGCCTGGGGCTGGCCGGCTACTACCGTTCCGCCGATGTCTTCGTCCGCCATTCCTAG
- a CDS encoding cold-shock protein — MATGTVKWFNAEKGFGFIAPDGGGADVFAHYSAIQTQGYKELNEGQSVEFDVTQGQKGPQAANIRPL; from the coding sequence ATGGCTACTGGCACCGTTAAGTGGTTCAACGCTGAGAAGGGCTTCGGGTTCATCGCACCCGACGGAGGCGGCGCAGACGTCTTCGCCCACTACTCGGCTATCCAGACGCAGGGTTACAAGGAGCTGAACGAGGGCCAGTCGGTCGAGTTCGACGTCACTCAGGGGCAGAAGGGCCCGCAGGCGGCCAACATCCGCCCGCTGTAG
- a CDS encoding MarR family winged helix-turn-helix transcriptional regulator, whose translation MHTANVVMAFASVLHDRMCDAARDADVDPRELAALTLVAEHDGCSVEWLRTRVGLTQSGTVRLVDRLASRDLLRRDRSTGRGVPLRLTPAGAERLAAWQHARDAAVDSLLVRLPPEQRGPFVEALATVLITEPRQRAEADTTCRTCTWSACGRTCPVDLSVPREDGGAGSADVR comes from the coding sequence ATGCATACCGCCAACGTGGTGATGGCGTTCGCCTCGGTGCTACACGACCGGATGTGCGACGCGGCCCGGGACGCCGACGTGGACCCTCGCGAACTCGCCGCGCTGACCCTGGTCGCGGAGCACGACGGCTGCTCGGTGGAGTGGCTGCGGACGCGGGTCGGGCTCACCCAGTCCGGCACCGTGCGCCTCGTCGACCGGCTGGCGTCCCGGGACCTGCTGCGCCGTGACCGATCGACCGGGCGGGGGGTGCCGCTGCGGCTGACCCCGGCCGGGGCCGAGCGGCTCGCCGCCTGGCAACACGCGCGGGACGCCGCCGTCGACTCGCTGCTCGTCCGGCTCCCCCCGGAGCAACGCGGGCCGTTCGTCGAGGCGTTGGCGACCGTCCTGATCACCGAGCCACGGCAGCGCGCCGAGGCCGACACGACCTGCCGGACCTGCACCTGGTCCGCGTGCGGCCGGACCTGCCCGGTCGACCTGAGCGTGCCCCGCGAGGACGGTGGCGCCGGTTCGGCGGACGTCCGGTGA
- a CDS encoding ATP-binding cassette domain-containing protein: MTLLQLTQVRVSYPGRGWRGRPTEVLAGVDLALEAGQTHGLVGESGSGKTTIGRAILGLVPISGGAIHLDGVPIHGLRPRQRRALSRDVQVVFQDPYTSLNPSRPIGDTLAEPLYAQGRRPRTARDRVAGLLERVGLPADAMHRLPREFSGGQRQRIAIARALAIEPRLIVCDEPVSALDLTTQRTVLDLLLEIQRDTGVAYLFISHDLAVVRHVSHVVSVIRHGEIVESGPAATVTGAPQHSYTRQLLLSAPVADPVRQRARREAYEREFAR, encoded by the coding sequence GTGACCCTGCTGCAGCTCACCCAGGTGCGGGTCAGCTATCCGGGCCGCGGCTGGCGTGGCCGTCCCACCGAGGTACTGGCCGGCGTCGATCTGGCGCTCGAGGCCGGGCAGACCCACGGCCTGGTCGGCGAGTCCGGATCCGGCAAGACGACGATCGGGCGGGCCATCCTCGGGCTCGTCCCGATCAGCGGCGGCGCCATCCACCTGGACGGCGTACCGATTCACGGCCTGCGCCCACGGCAGCGACGTGCGCTGAGCCGGGACGTCCAGGTGGTCTTCCAGGACCCCTACACGTCGCTGAACCCGTCCCGGCCGATCGGGGACACGCTCGCCGAGCCCCTGTACGCCCAGGGGCGTCGACCGCGTACCGCCCGGGACCGCGTGGCCGGGCTACTGGAGCGAGTCGGACTGCCCGCCGACGCGATGCACCGGCTGCCGCGGGAGTTCTCCGGCGGCCAGCGACAGCGCATCGCGATCGCCCGCGCGCTCGCCATCGAGCCGCGCCTGATCGTGTGCGACGAGCCGGTGTCCGCTCTGGATCTGACCACCCAGCGCACGGTGCTCGACCTGTTGCTCGAGATCCAGCGTGACACCGGGGTGGCGTACCTGTTCATCTCGCACGACCTGGCCGTGGTCCGGCACGTCAGCCACGTCGTCTCGGTCATCCGGCACGGCGAGATCGTCGAGTCCGGCCCGGCCGCGACGGTGACCGGCGCGCCGCAACATTCCTACACGCGCCAGTTGCTGCTGTCCGCGCCGGTCGCGGATCCGGTGCGGCAACGGGCACGGCGGGAAGCCTACGAGCGGGAGTTCGCCCGATGA
- a CDS encoding SDR family oxidoreductase, protein MFLITGATGNVGSALVGTLAEAGLPARALVRRREAAHPDGVEAVLGDLNRPESLDEAFAGVDAMFLLPGYAGMPEMLARARSAGVRHVVLLSGGSAALEDLTNAISRYMTLSERAVRDSGLTWTMLRPRAFMSNALRWLPQLREGDVVRVPFPNVRVACVAPEDIAAVAARALSGGGHEGRIYDLTGPQSLLPADQVAVLADAIGRELRCVGLSDDEARAEMEQGTPAEYVDAFFSFYGDGTLDESQVFPDVEKVTGRPPRSFGEWAALHADDFR, encoded by the coding sequence ATGTTTCTGATCACCGGCGCCACCGGCAACGTGGGCAGTGCTTTGGTCGGCACGCTGGCCGAAGCCGGGCTACCGGCGCGTGCCCTGGTCCGCAGGCGCGAGGCCGCGCACCCGGACGGCGTCGAGGCGGTCCTGGGGGACCTCAATCGTCCCGAGTCCCTGGACGAGGCATTCGCCGGCGTGGACGCGATGTTCCTGTTGCCCGGCTACGCCGGCATGCCGGAGATGCTGGCGCGGGCCCGGTCGGCGGGTGTGCGGCACGTGGTCCTGCTGTCGGGCGGGTCGGCGGCGCTGGAGGACTTGACCAACGCGATCTCCCGCTACATGACGCTCTCCGAGCGGGCGGTGCGCGATTCGGGCCTGACCTGGACGATGCTGCGGCCGCGGGCGTTCATGTCCAACGCTCTGCGCTGGTTGCCGCAGCTGCGCGAGGGCGACGTCGTCCGGGTGCCGTTCCCGAACGTCCGGGTCGCGTGCGTCGCTCCGGAGGACATCGCGGCGGTCGCCGCCCGGGCGCTGAGCGGCGGCGGGCACGAAGGGCGGATCTACGATCTGACCGGCCCGCAGTCGCTGCTGCCCGCCGATCAGGTCGCCGTGCTGGCCGACGCGATCGGCCGCGAGCTGCGCTGCGTGGGGCTCTCCGACGACGAGGCCCGCGCCGAGATGGAGCAGGGCACGCCGGCCGAGTACGTCGACGCGTTCTTCAGCTTCTACGGCGACGGCACGCTCGACGAGTCCCAAGTCTTCCCCGACGTCGAGAAGGTCACCGGGCGCCCACCGCGTTCCTTCGGAGAGTGGGCGGCGCTCCACGCCGACGACTTCCGGTGA
- a CDS encoding TetR/AcrR family transcriptional regulator — protein MSQTERLTKGERTRQRILAAALKIFAERGYAGVSLREVAARADITHAGLLHYFTGKDDLLLTMMIERDRAEIEAIRSYVARRGAGAEQVIIPWMIRDIARNQSRPDIAPLFVKLSAEATESSHPAHEYFRNRYAQLRESLARGFAYAFATADPPVRGRDPQHCAQQLIALADGLQVQWLLDPNSTDMVASLLDYLRGVGVEADGWADIAVPEDRST, from the coding sequence TTGTCCCAGACGGAACGCCTCACCAAGGGTGAGCGCACGCGTCAGCGGATCCTGGCCGCGGCCCTGAAGATCTTCGCCGAGCGTGGCTACGCCGGCGTGTCCCTGCGCGAGGTCGCGGCCCGCGCGGATATCACCCACGCCGGCCTGCTGCACTACTTCACGGGCAAGGACGACCTGCTGCTGACGATGATGATCGAGCGGGACCGGGCCGAGATCGAGGCGATTCGGAGTTACGTCGCCCGGCGCGGTGCCGGCGCCGAGCAGGTGATCATCCCGTGGATGATCCGGGACATCGCCCGGAACCAGAGCCGCCCGGACATCGCGCCGCTGTTCGTGAAGCTCTCCGCCGAGGCCACCGAGAGCAGCCACCCGGCGCACGAGTACTTCCGCAATCGGTACGCCCAGCTTCGCGAGTCGCTCGCCCGCGGCTTCGCGTACGCGTTCGCCACTGCCGACCCACCGGTGCGCGGACGCGACCCGCAGCACTGCGCCCAGCAGCTGATCGCGCTCGCCGACGGACTGCAGGTGCAGTGGCTGCTCGACCCGAACTCCACCGACATGGTCGCCTCGCTCCTGGACTACCTGCGCGGCGTCGGTGTCGAGGCGGACGGGTGGGCCGACATCGCCGTCCCCGAGGACCGGTCCACGTGA
- a CDS encoding alpha/beta hydrolase → MTWLLVAVVTVAALVIGTWSAFRLSPWPLVLLIRHLPALSGEALNDRLAGLVPDGVASVVDERYDDADRDAYLDVFRPAGSAALPTIVWVHGGAFIAGTRLDIRNYLRILADRGFTTVGVEYSHAPERRYPTPILQVTAALRYLQQHADRLGVDPDRIVLAGDSAGAQIAGQTALALCDREFAAKAGLPLVPPAVRIRATVLACGPYDLHLPDYQGQYGRFLRAIMWAYTGTKDFESDPRVACASLPQHVSAHFPPTFLTVGNGDPLRRHSVALAEALRAAGAPVDTLFYPDDHTPLLDHEYQLDVTTEAGAAALERIVAHVDAYTSAERPVRPSGPSRRGAARD, encoded by the coding sequence GTGACGTGGTTACTGGTCGCGGTGGTGACCGTGGCCGCGTTGGTTATCGGCACCTGGTCGGCGTTCCGGCTCAGCCCCTGGCCGCTCGTGCTGCTCATCCGGCACCTGCCCGCGCTGTCCGGCGAAGCGCTCAACGACCGCTTGGCCGGCCTCGTGCCGGACGGTGTCGCCTCGGTGGTCGACGAGCGATACGACGACGCCGACCGCGACGCCTACCTCGACGTGTTCCGCCCGGCCGGGAGCGCCGCCCTGCCGACGATCGTCTGGGTGCACGGCGGCGCCTTCATCGCGGGCACCCGCCTCGACATCCGCAACTACCTGCGCATCCTCGCGGACCGCGGCTTCACGACGGTCGGTGTCGAGTACTCGCACGCCCCCGAGCGCCGGTATCCGACCCCGATCCTGCAGGTCACCGCGGCACTGAGGTACCTGCAGCAGCACGCCGACCGACTCGGCGTCGACCCGGACCGGATCGTGCTCGCCGGGGACTCCGCGGGTGCGCAGATCGCCGGGCAGACCGCGTTGGCCCTCTGCGACCGGGAGTTCGCGGCCAAGGCCGGGTTGCCGCTGGTCCCACCGGCGGTCCGGATCCGGGCGACGGTGCTCGCCTGCGGGCCGTACGACCTGCACCTGCCGGACTACCAGGGCCAGTACGGCCGGTTCCTGCGCGCGATCATGTGGGCGTACACCGGCACGAAGGACTTCGAGAGCGATCCCCGCGTCGCCTGCGCCTCCCTGCCGCAGCACGTGAGCGCGCACTTCCCGCCGACCTTCCTGACCGTCGGCAACGGCGACCCGCTCCGCCGCCACTCAGTGGCCCTGGCCGAGGCACTGCGTGCGGCCGGTGCGCCGGTGGACACGTTGTTCTACCCCGACGACCACACGCCGCTGCTCGATCACGAGTACCAGCTCGACGTCACGACCGAGGCCGGCGCGGCCGCGTTGGAGCGGATCGTGGCGCACGTCGACGCGTACACGTCAGCTGAGCGGCCCGTCCGTCCCTCAGGACCTAGCCGGCGCGGCGCAGCCCGCGACTGA
- a CDS encoding ABC transporter substrate-binding protein translates to MRRTLRTATAALAFGALLASGACTTDGDTSTGATKTTLTIGTMTPARSMDPIDAGGGGTPYFQAVYDTLIKREPDGKLTPMLASAWKYDASLTSLTLTLRDGVTFDDGTPLDAPAVKANLDRFRKAASAEAAQALSTKSVAAPDAKTVVLTLNGPDPALLDSLSDAYGFIANPAKFGRDKPFATLPDGTGPYELDAENTTTGSIWTFTRKSKYWGEAPPFQKVTIRVFDNENAIVNGLKTNQIDAAVLQNVDQQVAATSGTKLKTASQEIDLKLFNIFDRKGARVPALGDVRVRQAINYALDRDVMVKQIQQGRGTATNQIWGTQAPGYDKELDSYYAHDPAKAKALLAAAGYGSGFTLTLSRLAALVPDSLAEAMKSDLAAVGITLKWDDLDQASFLTKTFREFKYPGVVMNGGQPAKDWATVSASLLPRTISNPFGDTDPTVEQLAAKIRASEPARAATYAQQLNRHIVEQAWFVPLYRMQYLHVTVPTVTAVPQAGLAVPALYNYRPAA, encoded by the coding sequence ATGAGACGGACTCTGCGCACCGCCACGGCCGCGCTCGCGTTCGGCGCGCTCCTCGCCTCGGGCGCGTGCACGACCGACGGCGACACGTCCACCGGCGCGACCAAGACGACCTTGACGATCGGCACCATGACGCCGGCGCGCAGCATGGACCCGATCGACGCCGGCGGCGGCGGTACGCCGTACTTCCAGGCGGTCTACGACACGCTGATCAAGCGGGAGCCGGACGGCAAGCTCACGCCGATGCTGGCCAGCGCCTGGAAGTACGACGCGAGCCTCACCTCGCTCACGCTGACCCTGCGCGACGGAGTCACGTTCGACGACGGCACACCGCTGGACGCACCGGCGGTGAAGGCGAACCTCGACCGGTTCCGCAAGGCCGCGAGCGCGGAGGCCGCGCAGGCGCTGAGCACCAAGTCGGTCGCGGCCCCGGACGCCAAGACGGTCGTCCTCACGCTGAACGGCCCGGACCCGGCGCTACTCGACAGCCTCTCCGACGCGTACGGCTTCATCGCGAACCCGGCCAAGTTCGGCCGGGACAAGCCGTTCGCGACGCTCCCGGACGGCACCGGCCCGTACGAGCTGGACGCCGAGAACACCACCACCGGCTCGATCTGGACGTTCACCCGCAAGAGCAAGTACTGGGGTGAGGCGCCGCCGTTCCAGAAGGTGACGATCCGCGTGTTCGACAACGAGAACGCGATCGTCAACGGGCTCAAGACCAACCAGATCGACGCCGCCGTGCTGCAGAACGTCGACCAGCAGGTGGCCGCCACCTCCGGGACGAAGCTCAAGACCGCGTCCCAGGAGATCGACCTCAAGCTCTTCAACATCTTCGACCGCAAGGGCGCACGGGTGCCCGCGCTGGGCGACGTTCGGGTCCGGCAGGCGATCAACTACGCCCTCGATCGCGACGTGATGGTCAAGCAGATCCAGCAGGGTCGTGGCACGGCCACCAACCAGATCTGGGGCACGCAGGCGCCGGGGTACGACAAGGAGTTGGACTCGTATTACGCGCACGACCCCGCCAAGGCGAAGGCGCTGCTCGCCGCGGCCGGCTACGGGTCCGGCTTCACGTTGACGCTGTCCCGGCTCGCCGCGCTGGTGCCGGACTCGCTGGCCGAGGCGATGAAGTCAGATCTCGCCGCGGTCGGCATTACCCTGAAATGGGACGACCTGGACCAGGCTTCGTTCCTGACCAAGACGTTCCGTGAGTTCAAGTACCCCGGCGTCGTGATGAACGGCGGCCAGCCCGCGAAGGACTGGGCCACGGTCAGCGCGTCCCTCCTGCCGAGGACGATCTCCAATCCGTTCGGCGACACCGACCCGACGGTCGAGCAGTTGGCGGCCAAGATCCGTGCCAGCGAGCCGGCTCGGGCCGCGACCTACGCCCAGCAGCTCAACCGGCACATCGTCGAGCAGGCGTGGTTCGTTCCGCTGTACCGGATGCAGTACCTGCACGTCACCGTCCCCACGGTGACCGCCGTACCGCAGGCAGGCCTTGCCGTACCCGCCCTGTACAACTACCGCCCGGCCGCCTGA
- a CDS encoding response regulator transcription factor, translating to MTATRIVVVDDQDVVRTAFELLLSTQPDFTVVGSAADGEQALRVCRELHPDVVLMDIRMPGMDGIEATRRLLAGRQPPRVLILTTFDLDELVYDALDAGASGFLLKEATAERVFDAVRVIAAGEALLAPTVTRRLVAEFARMRVRRRELGPALRTLTARETEVLRLIAEGLSNPEIAARLVVGEETVKSHVSRVLAKLGLRDRTQAVVVAYESGLVVPGGP from the coding sequence ATGACGGCGACCCGCATCGTCGTCGTCGACGACCAGGACGTCGTGCGGACGGCCTTCGAGCTTCTGCTCTCCACCCAGCCCGACTTCACCGTGGTGGGCTCGGCCGCCGACGGCGAGCAGGCACTGCGGGTCTGCCGCGAGCTGCACCCCGACGTCGTGCTGATGGACATCCGGATGCCGGGCATGGACGGCATCGAGGCGACCCGCCGTCTACTCGCCGGCCGTCAGCCACCGCGCGTCCTGATCCTGACGACGTTCGACCTCGACGAGCTCGTCTACGACGCCCTCGACGCCGGCGCCAGCGGATTCCTGCTCAAGGAGGCGACCGCCGAGCGGGTCTTCGACGCCGTCCGCGTCATCGCCGCCGGGGAGGCTCTGCTCGCCCCGACCGTGACCCGGCGACTCGTCGCGGAGTTCGCCCGGATGCGCGTGCGACGGCGTGAGCTCGGCCCCGCCCTCCGCACGCTGACCGCCCGCGAGACCGAGGTGCTCCGGCTCATCGCCGAGGGCCTGTCGAACCCGGAGATCGCCGCTCGTCTCGTGGTCGGCGAGGAGACGGTCAAGTCGCACGTCAGCCGGGTGCTCGCCAAGCTGGGACTGCGTGACCGCACGCAAGCCGTGGTGGTGGCGTACGAGTCCGGCCTGGTCGTCCCCGGTGGCCCCTGA
- a CDS encoding dipeptide/oligopeptide/nickel ABC transporter permease/ATP-binding protein, whose translation MRSARRLLRNPLGVVSALILILVVGAALAAPLLTQQQPDAASLRDAFGAPRADHPLGFDSAGRDIFSRLLYGARNTLGGAALAVAVAVALGIPSGLLAGYAGKWFDAIASWLVNLIMALPAMIVLLASRAVLGPTVWALMVILGVLAAPSFFRLVRGIVVNVRGELYVDAARVSGLPPWRIVVRHVLIVVRAPIIIQLALVAGLALSLQAGLEFIGVGSSSALPTWGAMLNEGFQNVQRAPRLMLWPGLALGLTSAALVLLAAALRDALEDRGTDPAPVRRRRVAEARPARTDGKPERAALLSVRSLAVAYRLPDGTEREVVHDVDLDVAAGRIVGLVGESGSGKTQTAFAILGILPDGGRVSGGSITIDGEDVAGLSARRWRTLRTSVVAYVPQEPMSNLDPSFTVGSQLVEAIRAAGGRSRAAARQRAVELLRAVEIRDPQRVLRSYPHQISGGMAQRVLIAAAMAGDPRLLIADEPTTALDVTVQAEILALLRRLQAERGLGVLLVTHNLGVVADLCDTVAVMRQGRIVESGPVAEVLGAPSHDYTRALVDAVLDRPETEVR comes from the coding sequence ATGAGATCCGCTCGCCGGCTGCTGCGCAATCCGCTCGGCGTGGTGTCCGCGCTGATCCTGATCCTGGTCGTCGGTGCAGCGCTGGCCGCGCCGCTGCTCACCCAGCAGCAGCCGGACGCCGCGTCGCTGCGCGACGCCTTCGGCGCCCCGCGCGCCGACCACCCGCTCGGCTTCGACTCCGCCGGACGCGACATCTTCAGCCGCCTGCTCTACGGGGCCCGCAACACGCTGGGCGGCGCCGCCCTCGCCGTCGCGGTGGCGGTCGCGCTCGGCATTCCCTCCGGCCTACTCGCCGGATACGCCGGCAAGTGGTTCGACGCGATCGCCAGCTGGCTGGTCAATCTGATCATGGCGCTGCCGGCCATGATCGTGCTGCTGGCGTCGCGAGCCGTCCTCGGGCCGACGGTCTGGGCCCTCATGGTCATCCTGGGCGTGCTGGCCGCCCCCAGCTTCTTCCGGCTGGTCCGAGGCATCGTCGTCAACGTCCGCGGCGAGCTCTACGTCGACGCCGCCCGGGTCTCCGGGCTGCCGCCGTGGCGGATCGTCGTGCGGCACGTGCTGATCGTGGTCCGCGCGCCGATCATCATCCAGCTCGCCCTGGTCGCCGGCCTCGCACTCAGCCTGCAGGCCGGCCTGGAGTTCATCGGCGTCGGCTCGAGCAGCGCCCTGCCCACCTGGGGCGCGATGCTCAACGAGGGGTTCCAGAACGTCCAGCGTGCTCCCCGGCTCATGCTCTGGCCCGGCCTGGCGCTCGGGCTGACCAGCGCGGCGCTGGTGCTGCTCGCCGCCGCGCTGCGCGATGCGCTGGAGGATCGAGGCACCGATCCCGCCCCGGTACGCCGCCGGCGAGTCGCCGAGGCACGTCCCGCACGGACGGACGGGAAGCCGGAACGGGCTGCCCTGCTCTCGGTGCGTTCGCTCGCGGTCGCGTACCGGCTACCGGACGGCACGGAACGGGAGGTCGTCCACGACGTCGACCTCGACGTGGCGGCGGGCCGCATCGTCGGCCTGGTCGGAGAGTCCGGATCCGGTAAGACCCAGACCGCCTTCGCGATCCTGGGCATCCTGCCGGACGGCGGCCGGGTCAGCGGCGGGAGCATCACGATCGACGGTGAGGACGTCGCCGGGTTGAGCGCCCGCCGGTGGCGCACGCTGCGCACCTCGGTCGTCGCGTACGTCCCGCAGGAGCCGATGAGCAATCTCGACCCGTCGTTCACCGTCGGCTCGCAGCTCGTCGAGGCGATCCGGGCGGCAGGCGGGCGATCGCGCGCCGCCGCCAGGCAGCGCGCCGTCGAGCTGTTGCGGGCGGTGGAGATCCGGGACCCGCAGCGGGTGCTGCGCAGCTATCCCCACCAGATCTCCGGCGGGATGGCCCAGCGGGTGCTGATCGCCGCCGCGATGGCCGGCGACCCGCGACTGCTGATCGCCGACGAGCCGACCACCGCGCTCGACGTCACGGTGCAGGCGGAGATCCTGGCCCTGCTGCGCCGGCTCCAGGCCGAACGCGGTCTCGGGGTGCTGCTGGTGACCCACAACCTCGGTGTGGTGGCCGACCTGTGCGACACCGTCGCGGTGATGCGCCAGGGCCGGATCGTCGAGAGCGGGCCGGTCGCCGAGGTGCTCGGCGCACCGTCCCACGACTACACCCGTGCGCTGGTCGACGCGGTGCTCGATCGGCCCGAAACGGAGGTCCGGTGA